Proteins from one Nicotiana tabacum cultivar K326 chromosome 23, ASM71507v2, whole genome shotgun sequence genomic window:
- the LOC107826954 gene encoding acyl-CoA-binding protein-like, with protein sequence MGLKEDFEEHAELAKTLPESTSNENKLILYGLYKQATVGNVDTSRPGIFNMRDRAKWDAWKAVEGKSKDEAMNDYITKVKQLKEEAASA encoded by the exons ATGGGTTTGAAG GAGGATTTTGAAGAGCACGCTGAGTTGGCTAAGACATTGCCAGAGAGTACTTCCAATGAGAACAAGCTTATTCTTTACGGGCTTTACAAGCAAGCCACTGTTGGCAATGTCGACACAA GCCGTCCTGGTATTTTCAACATGAGGGACAGAGCAAAGTGGGATGCATGGAAGGCTGTTGAAG GAAAATCCAAGGACGAAGCTATGAACGACTACATCACCAAGGTGAAACAGTTGAAGGAAGAAGCTGCTTCAGCATAA
- the LOC107826955 gene encoding uncharacterized protein LOC107826955 isoform X1, which yields MAAHEQEQEKPISPINHKHLEKFLSSYLGLSFTIFLGFLPKNAISLIPRLQNRSKELTFQLIETEEQLKQLLSRRKEDSKANARVVEIFASHRHAWQQEEKRLLQQIDECADEIEKLRGRVEEFEKVEGELRVNIEELKREISERDEMLNFMSRRGCCEMENSTSGDVGEGVGDCYAEMGLRFGKVGISEGMDLGVGMEECYLSNGIPNSEQMSGVYGQSNGFNSEYLNSASKFWAEKASPWQQDMQYDSADSLHHLKHFVARREAPWKIDGESTGVSSKLKLLEQELLNLERIGKTDLSKVPSSTRKQVKRYQALAGKIDDLCRRMQASDPSEPNLSPEFRTQRQTEFLLEAFRLQQRASETGQKLMVLQTDSGKSYYGDEFEGQAQLATKRSFDSIRNNLKEIQRNLEIWLARIIGDLEGILSRDGAARVRDYYISRYPFVQ from the exons ATGGCGGCACATGAACAAGAACAAGAAAAACCCATTTCCCCTATCAACCATAAACACTTGGAGAAGTTCTTGTCCTCCTATTTGGGTCTCAGTTTCACAATCTTTCTTGGTTTTTTACCTAAGAATGCAATTTCTTTGATTCCAAGACTTCAGAACCGCAGCAAGGAGCTAACTTTTCAGCTCATTGAGACAGAAGAGCAGCTAAAGCAGTTACTCTCTCGTAGAAAAGAGGATTCAAAGGCAAATGCAAGAGTTGTGGAGATCTTTGCAAGTCATAGACATGCTTGGCAGCAAGAAGAGAAGAGGCTTTTGCAGCAGATTGATGAGTGTGCTGATGAGATTGAAAAGTTAAGAGGGAGAGTTGAGGAGTTTGAGAAAGTGGAAGGTGAGTTAAGGGTTAATATTGAGGAGCTGAAAAGGGAGATCAGTGAAAGGGATGAAATGTTGAACTTTATGAGTAGAAGGGGTTGTTGTGAGATGGAAAATAGTACGAGTGGAGATGTTGGTGAGGGTGTTGGGGATTGCTATGCTGAAATGGGTTTGAGGTTTGGGAAGGTTGGGATATCAGAAGGGATGGATTTAGGGGTAGGGATGGAAGAGTGTTACTTGAGTAATGGGATTCCTAATTCTGAGCAAATGAGTGGTGTTTATGGACAGAGTAATGGATTCAATTCAGAATACTTAAATTCTGCTTCTAAGTTTTGGGCTGAAAAAGCTAGTCCTTGGCAGCAG GATATGCAGTATGATTCTGCCGATTCACTTCACCATTTAAAGCATTTTGTAGCAAG AAGGGAGGCCCCTTGGAAGATAGATGGTGAATCAACAGGAGTCTCCTCCAAATTAAAGTTACTTGAGCAGGAGCTACTGAATTTGGAAAGGATTGGGAAGACAGATCTATCTAAGGTACCATCATCAACGCGAAAGCAGGTCAAGAGATACCAAGCTCTTGCTGGCAAGATCGATGATCTATGCAGAAGAATG CAGGCCAGCGATCCTAGTGAACCCAATCTGAGTCCTGAGTTTCGGACCCAAAGACAGACAGAATTTTTGCTTGAAGCATTTCGACTCCAGCAGCGTGCATCTGAAACTGGTCAGAAGCTAATGGTGCTACAAACGGACAGCGGAAAGAGTTATTATGGGGATGAATTTGAAGGTCAAGCCCAACTAGCTACTAAGCGATCCTTTGACTCCATCCGTAACAACTTAAAAGAAATCCAACGGAATTTAGAGATATGGCTGGCAAGAATTATTGGGGATCTTGAGGGAATCCTTTCCCGCGATGGTGCTGCTCGTGTAAGGGATTATTATATATCTAGATATCCTTTTGTTCAATAG
- the LOC107826955 gene encoding uncharacterized protein LOC107826955 isoform X2, whose protein sequence is MAAHEQEQEKPISPINHKHLEKFLSSYLGLSFTIFLGFLPKNAISLIPRLQNRSKELTFQLIETEEQLKQLLSRRKEDSKANARVVEIFASHRHAWQQEEKRLLQQIDECADEIEKLRGRVEEFEKVEGELRVNIEELKREISERDEMLNFMSRRGCCEMENSTSGDVGEGVGDCYAEMGLRFGKVGISEGMDLGVGMEECYLSNGIPNSEQMSGVYGQSNGFNSEYLNSASKFWAEKASPWQQDMQYDSADSLHHLKHFVARREAPWKIDGESTGVSSKLKLLEQELLNLERIGKTDLSKVPSSTRKQVKRYQALAGKIDDLCRRMASDPSEPNLSPEFRTQRQTEFLLEAFRLQQRASETGQKLMVLQTDSGKSYYGDEFEGQAQLATKRSFDSIRNNLKEIQRNLEIWLARIIGDLEGILSRDGAARVRDYYISRYPFVQ, encoded by the exons ATGGCGGCACATGAACAAGAACAAGAAAAACCCATTTCCCCTATCAACCATAAACACTTGGAGAAGTTCTTGTCCTCCTATTTGGGTCTCAGTTTCACAATCTTTCTTGGTTTTTTACCTAAGAATGCAATTTCTTTGATTCCAAGACTTCAGAACCGCAGCAAGGAGCTAACTTTTCAGCTCATTGAGACAGAAGAGCAGCTAAAGCAGTTACTCTCTCGTAGAAAAGAGGATTCAAAGGCAAATGCAAGAGTTGTGGAGATCTTTGCAAGTCATAGACATGCTTGGCAGCAAGAAGAGAAGAGGCTTTTGCAGCAGATTGATGAGTGTGCTGATGAGATTGAAAAGTTAAGAGGGAGAGTTGAGGAGTTTGAGAAAGTGGAAGGTGAGTTAAGGGTTAATATTGAGGAGCTGAAAAGGGAGATCAGTGAAAGGGATGAAATGTTGAACTTTATGAGTAGAAGGGGTTGTTGTGAGATGGAAAATAGTACGAGTGGAGATGTTGGTGAGGGTGTTGGGGATTGCTATGCTGAAATGGGTTTGAGGTTTGGGAAGGTTGGGATATCAGAAGGGATGGATTTAGGGGTAGGGATGGAAGAGTGTTACTTGAGTAATGGGATTCCTAATTCTGAGCAAATGAGTGGTGTTTATGGACAGAGTAATGGATTCAATTCAGAATACTTAAATTCTGCTTCTAAGTTTTGGGCTGAAAAAGCTAGTCCTTGGCAGCAG GATATGCAGTATGATTCTGCCGATTCACTTCACCATTTAAAGCATTTTGTAGCAAG AAGGGAGGCCCCTTGGAAGATAGATGGTGAATCAACAGGAGTCTCCTCCAAATTAAAGTTACTTGAGCAGGAGCTACTGAATTTGGAAAGGATTGGGAAGACAGATCTATCTAAGGTACCATCATCAACGCGAAAGCAGGTCAAGAGATACCAAGCTCTTGCTGGCAAGATCGATGATCTATGCAGAAGAATG GCCAGCGATCCTAGTGAACCCAATCTGAGTCCTGAGTTTCGGACCCAAAGACAGACAGAATTTTTGCTTGAAGCATTTCGACTCCAGCAGCGTGCATCTGAAACTGGTCAGAAGCTAATGGTGCTACAAACGGACAGCGGAAAGAGTTATTATGGGGATGAATTTGAAGGTCAAGCCCAACTAGCTACTAAGCGATCCTTTGACTCCATCCGTAACAACTTAAAAGAAATCCAACGGAATTTAGAGATATGGCTGGCAAGAATTATTGGGGATCTTGAGGGAATCCTTTCCCGCGATGGTGCTGCTCGTGTAAGGGATTATTATATATCTAGATATCCTTTTGTTCAATAG